The Hippocampus zosterae strain Florida chromosome 20, ASM2543408v3, whole genome shotgun sequence nucleotide sequence CCCGCCAACGCCCCCGGAAACGCCTCCAACGCTTGCTGCTTCTGCTGGTGCTGCTGTTGCAGTTGCTCCtggtaaccttaaaaaaataattttaaaaaaacggggGTTGGCCATTCTGGAACGAGGACAAAAGTTAATGAAACGTTCATTTGGAATACTATTTGAACTAAAATTaggcaatatttttttattcttcaacCTTGACAAATTCAGGCGAAGTAACCTcgaacacattttcatttgcaaACGTCATGGCTGAATAGGCACGTggcaaagacaaagacaaagatatatttcatgaatgtgtttgaaaaaaaacaaaaggatatATTTCATGAATGTGTTTGAAATTTTGAGgcgtgatgtgttttttttaatcatggagCACTTACCTCCGTCCTTGAGGCACGTCTGCGTCATCGGTTTCGGTCCCACCTTAATTGGTGTGTCGTTCCCAAGCGGGGCGGCAAAACCAATTAGGGGCTGGTGTCAGGTGCTGTGAACACTTTAATGACATGCCTTCGAGCTATTTACTCAGCGCAGGCGTTCCCTCTGGAACGACGTACGACGACTGTTACCACCGACGAATTGGCCGATTGATGGAGACGGAGCGCGCCCTCGACCTTCTTCTGGGGTTCTGAATAGGCGTGAAATGCTCTCGGACTTCATAATCGGGAATCAACGGGTTGGCATCCGCGCACAATGTTGTGAGCCAAGGAATCCGTGGCCCCcttttcccgtttttttttttggtgggcatCTCCACAAGATTCACAGGCTTAGCCTTTCTAATGGCCCGTCCATCATCTACAAGGGCAACTAACCCCAAACAATGGAGTAGGGGCGCCCCCGAATGTTCCCACATTGAAGTCAAAAGTGAAATTCTGCCATCATTGGACAACCGGCAAGGGTGACAAACTTTTCCTTTCTTCCAGTTTAACTGTTCGGGGTGAAGACGAGACAATCCAGAGGTCGACTTGCGATCGCAGGATGGACGCTGCAAACAACTGTGAAGAGAGGTAAGAGCCACTTGGGGAGTAGACATGCGCCTCACGGGGTCATCTGAGGGCCATTTTGTCGTGCGGAAGACCCAAACCCACCCTGGAGGACGCTCGGTCCTGGACGACGTCCTTCGAGAAGGTGATGAAGAGCGCGGCGGGCCGCGGCTGCTTCCGCCAGTTCCTGCGCACCGAGTTCAGCGAGGAGAACATGATGTTCTGGCTAGCCTGCGAGGAACTCAAGAAAGAGACCAACAAGACGGTGGTGGAGGAGAAAGTGCGGCAAATATACGAGGACTTCATCTCCATCCTCTCCCCGAAGGAGGTAAAGAAACCCTAACTCGTAACGCTGCAGCGTTACGATGGTGATGTCACGGATCATGTTACATGTTTTCTGTAAATGGCTCCATCTAGTGTTGAAACTGAGAAGCGCCATCTGCAACTATATTTGCAGAATTTGCTGCGggccaataaaaacaaacccGTGGGCCGCagttggcccgcgggccgtagtttggactGTGCCGAAGCCATGGACGATGATGTACCAGGGTCCATTGTTGCAATAAGACCTCAGACGGGAGACGTTGCTGACAATTGACGAGACGGCTCTCGGTTTCCCCACAGGTGAGCCTGGACTCGCGCGTGCGCGAGATGATCAACCGCAACATGCTGGAGCCCACCTCGCACACCTTCGACGACGCCCAGCAGCAGATCTACACGCTGATGCAGAGAGACTCGTACCCGCGCTACATCAACTCGGCCGCCTACACCGATTTGCTCAAGAGTCTGGAGGAGCCTCTGCCGGCGCCGCCACTCCCAAAGCCATAGAAGACTCACCATTAgcttaaatgaagaaaaaaaaatggcggcacGTGTCCTGATGAAGTTCTAGTTGTACATCCCGCAAACCCCTGCTTGCCCACAAATGTCTATTTTTCTACACTCCTTTGCGCTTTACGTTGCACTTTTCTAACTCGTTTCCGGGAGAGGCCGCCATTCTTCGCTATCTTTTAGCAATTTAGAAGACGGAGTGTGCCTTTTGGGACAACACCTTCCACGCGGGGGACACTTTTCCAGGACATCCCGACAGGTGCCACATGACTTTGGTGCTGTTCAGCTTTTTTCTCCAGCTTACATTTCTCGAATATAATAATACAGATGATCCGTCTTATCTGGACAGAGAGATACCTATAAATAGCAATATATACTGTAGTTAGTTCGATCTATGTAGTTCCATctgttgatatacagtataggcCGCGCATCTCGATACTGTGATCTGCGGAGAGGAAAGGCGACGTAAAGAAACGCGGCCGCCGCTATAGTTGTAGTGTATCGGGGTGAAATGTTTGTGTGAAAgcattgaaataaaaagcacaatCGTGTCGTTTCGATTGACACATTTCATATCGGTAAAAAACTGCTTTCAGTCAATAAGGTATCAaaaattgttgttttggggatttaaatgtaatttctttttcagtcatttttttaagcatgtTAACACCGAGTCAAACTGAAGGGTTGCGGTTTCTAATATCAAAATAAAGAGAATCGGTCAACTTCAAATAAGCCTAAACAACGCATTGGCAAATATGGATTTAAATGATCTACTTAACAGATAGTGAGCTGCAACGCAATTTCTTTTAGCAATAtaataattgtttaaaaaaaaaagaaaacgataaCAGGCCATTTATTGTGCATGAAAAGTGCAGCTCCACATACCATGGAAgacaaaatggctttttttgcGTCACAATCAAGCAACTGATGCCACTCTACTGTAACTACCGCTCCGTGGCGGACGGGCGAGATGGGACCAACCTCACCCGGAGCACTACGTGAAGTGATCCCGCACACCTCTTTAAGCACTAGCGCAGCGGCGGAGGCGCGTTTGTTTTCATCAAGTGTCCTCAGGCCGAGTCAcactggaggaggcggcggcggcggcgttcaTTCGTTGCTGACGGCGGGCAGCTGCTTCTCAATGAATCGCTTGATGTCCACCATTTCctgcacacaaacaccatcGGCGCATAATATGGTGGCCAGCTTACGTTTTTTAACAATAATAGGAACTTTTTGAGTGAGCTGATTTTTGTGAACAAGTGGACAAaatgagcacccccccccccaccccccacagcaTTTCGGTTGCCCATCCCTGGACTACAGGATACATTTGGTGCGGACCTCTGGACAGGCGCTGTGGGGCAGGCCAGGATACGCCTTGAAGATGACCTTCTCGGGCCCCAAGAGGCTCCTCAGCTTTTCGGCAGTGCGAGTGCCAAAAGAGAACGGCACCAGCGGGTCGGCCTCGCCGTGGCACTGCAGCACCGTCACGTCCTTGTTGGTGTCAgcgccgcccgccgccgcctACGGGAGAGCCGTTAGGAGAAGGACGCGTTCATTGAAAAAAACGCGCGTGTCCACCTGAGGGAAGGCGTTGCGCAGAGGAAGCCAGCAGCTGAGGGCAACCACCCCGGCCAGCTTCTGCTGGCTGGTCAGAGCCGTGTAGAGCGACAAGGCACCGCCCTGTGGTCGAAATTGGCAAATGCGTCAACTCCGGCGGTTTTCAAAacatcatttttgtttcatacTGACCTGTGAGAATCCACCCAGGATGATTCTATGGGAGGGAATGCCATTCTTCACTTCCTGGTCAATCATGGTTTTAACTGAGGGTGAAGGTGAAGTACGTGATTCCTTGAATGCAACGCGATAACATCACTTTGAAGGAATGGACGCACGGTTGTCTGACGCTCTCTTGATGCCGGACTCGTCTTCTTCCGCATTTGGACTCAAGTTGTAAATGTCGAACCTGAACACAACCGTGGAAATGTGACTCTTTTTACATGCAAACGTGCATTTCATATACTCGTGTGCATCCACTTACCAGGAAGGCATGGACATTCGCATGTTTAAGGTGACAGGCATGGTTGGGCTGCagattaaaataataacaacattaAAACTGAACAAAGTGTCACCATGACAAATAtagtgagaaaagaaaaaaaatggtgtcaagTTGCATGCTAATTTCGAAACAAACATACGCATGTGGACAAATGTACTTGACGTGTGGAATCCTGATGCCACCAAATGCTTCTGCCCAGCCATGactgcgggaggggggggggggggaccataaAATGCTTTAAATCTAATCAAACATGTACACAGTAATTACACAGTACACTTTTTAGAAAACACATTCACATAGCACAGTTTCAGACATTTATTTGAGTTGTGttctgctgttgtttttttttagaaatgttgTAGCGACATTCGAATCTTTGCTGCACATAGCAATAATCTATATGCATGATATTGTGCTGCTGAGAGTGCAACGAAgatgaaaactgaaaaaaaggtgACCTACCCCGTGTCACCGAGGCCATGCAGAAAGATCACCTGCAAAGGTTTGCAATGACAACAATTTAGTTGAAGGCTAAATGCCTGTTGGGTTGCTGCTTCTGCTGCAAATAGGCGAGTTTAAGATGATGAAAACAGCAGAAGGCTGCATGTGCTGCAAATCCCAAACTAGTGGGGATTATCGACTCACCGCCGCAGTGGCTTTGCGGGCAGCAGGCACGATGGCAGGTAGAGGCGCCGACATGTTATTACCGCACATACAACAACGCGACGTACCCGTGAAGAAGCCGATTATTAAACCAAATATGGAAGCGAAATGTCAAGGTGcttgatgggaaaaaaagcactACAGATTTCCTGCGTTTGTTGAAAACaccacacacaatgcaaaaactATCACGCGAATCACACTACTTACGACGTCGGGGGAGGGCACAGAAAGTCCCGCCTTTTCCACTTTATGATTGGCTCTGCCGTAGAAAGACAAGACCCCGATTGGTTCTTTGAAACACCAGTCTTTTACCTCACCGTAAAGCCAGATGATGAGACGCTTTGAAAACTACTTTAAGAGTTAAAcgtgattaaaatgtatttttagagctttgaaattgtttttccggacgttgtttttgtttttcctaacGTTGATTTATTGCGAGGTACAATCACTTCCTGAGTTACGCCCACCCTCGTCACGTGATCCGGGTTGTCCTTGGCTGCAGGAAGGAAGGGCCGCCAAGTTTGGACGGAACCATGTGAAATGAACTCCGGAGCATCGTAACAATGTCTTTCCCTCACAAAATCGGCGGCAAAGCTTTCGAAGCCTTGCGTAATATGCCGCGCATAAGCTTGGAAAACCTCAGACCCGAACCCGGCGCCACGCATCACGTACGgttccatttgtttttgcacCGTAAATGCCAACTAACTGGCTAGCGCGGCTAATGCTaacaacagtaataataataataatacatcacatttgtaagcgcctttcacaacactcaaggacactgtacagccaagaccaatagtaaaacacagataaaataataaataaagaaagaaagatttaaggcgggtaggcaagtctgaataggagTCTGACCGTCATCGTCGGCTAACTAGTTAGCTTAGCTAATGCTAACCGGTCTCTTGACTGCCAAAATCGGCTAGTAGGTTGGCTCGCGAGGCTCGCCCCGTTCCGCTCCCTGGAATTGTTTCGTCTTTGTTATATTTTTAGGAGAAACGTCGTGGCAGAGGGCAGCACGGCGGCAACCGTAGCGGACGGGGACACAAGGGAGAGCGGCAGCGAGGCAATCGCCCTCGGCTCGGATTCGAAGGCGGACAGACGCCCTTCTATCTGGTCATCCCTAAATATGGTTACAATGAAGGCCACAGGTactgcatgcatgcatataAAAAATACAGATTCGAGTATTTCCTCAGAAACTGGATGGATTAGATACTCACCTGCAGACTTCCATgcttacagtaaaaaaacacCGTGGTGTGATTGCTTCCGATTAAATTTAAGAGCACAACAATTATAAACATAGAAAATATTGATttaatattataataaataattcCTGTGGCTGCTACTGCAAAAAGGTCCCTCCAACAGtctccaattgcaatgcaaaATCCTCGTTGGAGACATGAAATCACCCCAGCAAATCACATGGTGACCAACCTGTTGTGTTTTGGCTGTCCCATGTGCTTCTGTGCCCCTTCAGCCGTCGTCCTCAGTACCAGCCACTGTCCCTGAGGCGCCTTCAATACCTCATCGACTTGGGCCGCGTGGACCCGGAGCGGCCCATCGACCTGACGCAGCTGGTCAACGGGCGCGGCGTTACTGTGCAGCCGCTCAAGAGGGACTTTGGCGTGCAGCTGGTGGACGACGTAGGTTCCGCGCACGCTGCACTTCTATTACCTTGGCTGGGGAGGAGAGACCAGATGACAAATgttcagattattattattttttaataatttaataaaatgacagaattgttgtttgtgtagAAAGAGGGAGATGGATACGTATAAAGATTTGCTGAATTAATTGGTCAAGAAATCAAAGTGAATATTAATTTCAAtgcaagcatttttaaaaattgtttgagACTTTGTAGCCCGCCAGCAGATGTCACCGTTCACAACGCCTCACATGCCCTTCTGTATTTACAGGGTGCCGACTTGTTCTCGGCCAAAGTGAATATCGAGGTCCAGCGCGCATCCGAGAAAGCCATCGCCGCCGTGGAGAGGAATGGCGGCGTGGTGACCAGCGCGTTCTACGACCCCATCAGCCTGGCTATCCTCATCAAACCCGTGCCCTTCTTCCAGCGCGGCCAACCCATCCCGAGACGCATGCTGCCCGGTGAGGAACTGCTCCCCTACTACGTGGACCCTAACAATCGCGGCTACCTGGCAAACCCTGACGATATCCAGCAGGCACGCCTCGCCCTGGCACTCAAGTACGGCTACGTACTGCCGGACATTTCCCGAGACCGACTGTATGATATGCTTGCTGCGCGCAAGGACGTGCGGCAACTCTTCTTTGGACTCGCACCAGGCTGGATAGTCAACATGGCCGAAAAGAAAATCCTCAAGCCTTCAGATGAGAAGCTACTGAAATACTATGCATCCTAGTGGACGTTTGTGAATTGCAAGCTCGAGTAGTCCAAATAATTTGCAATAAATTGTCATGTCATTTGTGAACATTCATCCAATGCATAATTTGAATAAATCAAATGTGTCATGGCAGTACAGTCGTTCACAAAGTGTGTTCAtgggctccatctagtggtatGCAAGAGTATTACTGGTTAAGTGTTCAAACTGGCCGATGGCATTGTATACAACTTTAAAAGAATgcgaaaaaaaagccaacagatTTCAATTTGGGGAACCTAAGGGAGCCTTGCTGCTCATGACAAAATGTCTTGGAATCAATTCATGCATTCCGGGAACGGAATGAAGGGGAAAACGGTCACGAGTGCAACAGGTGAGCAAGGAGGAAATCAAGACGAGTGGAAAGAATGAAAACAGGAAACAGATGCCAGTGACGTGTGCTACTTCCAACTTAAAAAATGAGTCACAAGACGGATGCCAGCTGTATCCCGCGTCACACGCTTCTTCGTGAACGTCTTTTTGGGAACACAATTGGACGTACGGCCTGATACAtactgcgtgtgtgtatattttcCATGATGAGAATCTCTTCAAAAATCCTACTGATGCACGGGAGACACTTTCAACTGATAAACAGCAGTAGTGTTAAGAGCCTCTATTAGAGCCTCTTTAAGCCTCTATTAGAGCCTTAAAAGTATAAAtgtggccatttttttctggCAGTGTACGTGAAAAGTCGGGAAAGAGACTTGGGTGTGATGTTTATTTGGTCGAAATGGCAGGCTGGCTAAAAATAAGTGGCCTATTTGATGCTTTTTTATCGAAGGAagcatatgtttgtgtgttcgCATTGTGCTCCTTACACAAAGCCAAACCAGTCACAAGCCCAGGCCAGATTTAGGGGGAGGGGAATTCAAGagaaaagttctttttttttgtgtgtgtgtgtgttctcgtgGTTAAATGTGACACTTAAGTGGCGTTAGGGCCGAGGACAAATCTGGGCCGCATCCTTACCACATCAAATAAATCCGAGTGCAGGAAAGAAAACGCAGAGTCATTGTTTACAGGCGGGTGGGCGGGCGGGCGCGCTGGCTTATCTTCAAAGCAGCAGATCTTTTGCACTTCAACTATCGAAACGCTCGCTTtgcttactttttttggggggggggcggggggtgacctTTGACTCTCAGGCCtttacatttccattttctgCCCGGTTCATGGACGTCGTCAGAAAATcagcaattttttattttttttttacagatattGGCAATTGTCTTATTTCGGAAGATGATCCGCCTCCTTTCACCAAGGACTACAGAAATCGGGAGAGTATTTGCAGAACTGATCAAGAGTCTGAAAATGCGAGGATTAATCTTGGGCAGTTAAATTGATGATCCTAATGGCCGTGGATTCATTTTGATAATTGATGAGTTTAGCGGTCGAGTCAATTGTTGCACCTCCACTTTGCGGTATGCGAAAGAAATAGCTGTCGATTTGATTTGACAATCCATTAATCGATAACTTGCTGTGCCTCCAATTGTGCGCAATATtactttagaattttttttcttgtgctatATTCCGTCGCAGCGTTTGGAGGTGTTTCGGACAGGCGTTAGACGGCGCCGTGGCTCTCTCTGACTGCACATTAATCTAATGTCTGTGTCTAACCCGTTCACACTCAGCTAATTAGCCGGCAGACATTTTCTGCCACTAACGAACGCAAGTGAGCGGGAGGATTTGTTTGCAGGTCTGGCGGCTATCGAGGGCCACTTAATGGCGGCTCCGAGGTGGCGCGGGCCCCACCGCTTGCACACAAGCGGTGGCGATATCGGAGAGAAGGCATCCAGACGTGCTTCATTTGGGGCGAGAACGAGCAAACCCGCTGTGGGCTTTGCTCATTTGCATCGGAAGGATGGCGCCACGCCTCCACCAGGCAAATAACGACGACGACATGCAGctgttcattcttttttttttttttaattctcattgaaatgaattattttttaaaaaatattttcccgtacactgtaaaagcatttgtaatttttgaaaaaaaaatctagattttttttttcacttttcattttgcattaCACAAGCTTGCGTttcaaaattttatttattcatttttaacctACGATCCGtggataatttttatttttggtgatcatatttttattttatgttaagttaaaaaaaaactctgataacatttgtgcatttacatgtttaattttttgaaatgtatttctaaGCGCAAGTACCCACCCACATCGGCACTGATAAATCATTCAATATTTTTGCCttctattacaaaaaaaaaatgatggtaaTTTTGTATTCGATccgatttcttttttaatcaattaataAAGAATTCCATGTTGCGGTTTTGTTATGTTCAATCAATCCATCATGCTTCTGCTAATGCGAGCAGTCAAGGGACCACATTTGGTTCCCTTCTAAACGCTGTTATTTGACACACCAACATTAACGCGCATGCCTTGTAACGTTTAATGAGAAGGGTGGGGGGCATTTGGGGTGGGGTGAGGTGGGGGCCTTTTTGGGTGTTTGAAGTCTGGCTCAGTCCACGTTGTTATCAGcgcctcatcattgtgggggaCCTaatgaaggggcgggggggcttgtaATCCTCTCAGCGGGCTTGATGTAAGGCCGGGCTGGGCGCTGTTTACActggggaatgggggggggggcacccccaCTTGGAGGGTTgtgggaggtggtggtgggggtcatAGTTGGCTGCATAGAATGCTGTCTGAGCTTTCGATGGATCTCCAGCCTGCTGAGCCCATACAATACCACCATGCAAGGAATACAGTGCTTCATTATGACACCTTCATGTCATGGGGGGCAATTCGTTGGTGGGGGGGAAGGTAGGAATggaaggggttggggggtcCAAACATTCCAACATAAGCCAGCCACAAAAGTCAAAAGAACACGTCCCGCTTTTGAGTTAAAAATCCGTGAAATACAGTCTGAGGCCCGTGCTATCAAAAGTCGACACACCCCACCCGAAGAAATCCACTGCGAAAGAACGACGAACCCAAAACAACTACGATCACACGGTTGCACGAGTGTCCTCATCCTCTGAACGATTCACATTGAAACTCAAGAGTGAGCACCAAGGTCATGTCGGCGAGCATCAACACATTTCAAGTCATCCACAAAAGCAAGCGGAACAACTTGCGGTTCCAGAATTCCAAAATGTCCTCCAAGTCAGCCCATGCCGCTTGACATCGTGCAGCTGCTGGCTACAGCAATGACCGCAAACGTCCACACACCCCATCGATAAACGGAACtagtccaaaaaaaatgacaaaattgacGGCGATGACTTATAATTCCCCCAATACGTGCACGACATGAAACGTTTAGAGTTAATATCGGACCAAATCTTCTTCCTCCACCTTGCAGCAAATATGAAAGTTGCTAAGATGAAGTCAAGGACTGAGCCAAATCGCAAAATGGACGCGAATGAGTCAGCCGGTCGACTTGTGTTCCTCATCCCCGTTGCCATCACTCAAACGATGAAGCAATATGAATTATTTGCAGTGTAGCTCATTCAAACTTgctcgcattaaaaaaaaaattgttggacTCCGCATGTTTGGTCTTGTGCGACGTGTGTCGGTCAGCAGGGGGGCGTAGTGAGCCGAAACCAACCTCGGTGTGGTCCCGCTGTGCCTAATTGATTGAAGCCATTTCGTTCAGCAACTTCGTCGCATTTTGGAGTCTTTTTCACGGCACGTCAGAGCGCGCGCGGCCTTCAACACTACCGATGTGGATTCTCAAcacgaacacccccccccccaccacccacccacacCTCCCACACCACCCCCCGCAAACAATCAGACGTATTTTGTCTTGATGAGCCTTGAACACATCAAGCCTCTTCTGGCAAAAGTCCAAGCTTGAGCGTCTGTAGGACGGGTGACGTCACGAACTTGGCAGGTTTCTTTTGTGGCGCGTTGAAACCTTCGCCTCGTGACGTCACGTCACGTCAGTTCGAACGGacaccgggggaaaaaaaaagaagggaggcGCAGGTGCAAAATGCATGCGGAGGTTTTTGCACAGGCAGGTGTCATGCAGGCAAGCTTTTGTTCGCCCCTAATGGAAgtggaggagggaggaaggggggggggggggttctcctgCAATCATCATTCGACGTTGACAGGACAGCATGCTGCAATATTACCACTTTAGAATATGCAttccccctctccccctcccaGTGATGGAATTTTATGAAAACATTACAATTGAAACGATGATGGAAAAACGTTTCAAAGGGCTAGCAGCAAATATTTCCGttctttatttctattttattattatcggggggggggctgcgaatGTTCAAAAATGAGAAGGCCGAGCTAGTTTCTGCGAGGCTGCTGCGGCTTCAATACACTTTCGAGGCTCGTCGAGcacattttggggggtttgaaTTTGCACGTGAGGAATAACccttcatcatcgtcgtcatcatcatcatcatcatccccttTTGTGTGCATCTATCAGCTGAGCGCAAATATTTGACAGGCGCGTTTCATCATCTGCTCCAAATGGAACAAGACAGTGCACCGCGCCTGATAAGGGGgcgcagggggcggggggggggcgtcttgagAGCCACAATGTAATTAgtaactacccccccccccacacacacacacacgcacactttgaTGTACAGCCATCAATACTGTCAGGACCTATTGATTGGATTCCAGCACACTTCAACGGCAAAAGAAAAAATTcgattaatacaaaaaaaaggtagGAAAAGAAAGAGCCTTCAAAAACAGGCTTCATTCGTCCATAATGCAAAAATGAACACGCAGTAGGGGGTGAGAAGCAAATAAAGAGCATTACAcggttacaaaaataaaaataaaaaaatagaaaatggaaaaaggaaaGAACCGCACGTTGCTGTCAGTCAAATCACTGAACGTGTAAATTTGCATTTCGTTAATGAACATCATTTTGAAAAgaatgcaaatgaaaataagctttaaaaaaaaagagcaatacaTGGATGCCAAAAATCCGACTAAGATTTAACCGCATATTGTAATgggaaaatgaattcaaatgtaatttttattttaaactagCAATAACTTTTGAACTTGAGTGATTTTAATTTGAGTGAATGGGAAACAAAACGGAAAATGTTGCACATGCACATTTTAACGGcgtatattattttaaaagaaaatcacacCCTTTATCTATTTTAAACGgtctttttaatgtaatttatccgaaaagaaataaacatatgAACGAAAGCATGTTAGGCacgaaaagaaattaaaaaattgaGGTAGAAATTctaatcttggaaaaaaaaaactaaacccaCCGTGAGTACAAATAATGAAGGAcgtgtttattttgaaaacgtTACGAACCCCAATAGCGCAAATTGCTGGTGGActtggagagggaggggggtagGGGGCGGGGCGTGCCTAACGCGGCTTCACCTGGAGTTCGCACCTTCCACGCCATCGTCTCATTGGCGGAGCCCCCAAATAAATCCGGGGCTCCCGTgacggtgacccccccccccccccccccgcgacgcCCCTTAGCATGCGCCACTTGCACACA carries:
- the LOC127593436 gene encoding regulator of G-protein signaling 20 → MRVCPFKTTFLPRCKKQHLHSGIHGETFTGSERPEMRKRQQMQVHQEAAAAAACLHARHGRHAMADAPANAPGNASNACCFCWCCCCSCSCLTVRGEDETIQRSTCDRRMDAANNCEERPKPTLEDARSWTTSFEKVMKSAAGRGCFRQFLRTEFSEENMMFWLACEELKKETNKTVVEEKVRQIYEDFISILSPKEVSLDSRVREMINRNMLEPTSHTFDDAQQQIYTLMQRDSYPRYINSAAYTDLLKSLEEPLPAPPLPKP
- the mrpl15 gene encoding 39S ribosomal protein L15, mitochondrial, with the translated sequence MSFPHKIGGKAFEALRNMPRISLENLRPEPGATHHEKRRGRGQHGGNRSGRGHKGERQRGNRPRLGFEGGQTPFYLVIPKYGYNEGHSRRPQYQPLSLRRLQYLIDLGRVDPERPIDLTQLVNGRGVTVQPLKRDFGVQLVDDGADLFSAKVNIEVQRASEKAIAAVERNGGVVTSAFYDPISLAILIKPVPFFQRGQPIPRRMLPGEELLPYYVDPNNRGYLANPDDIQQARLALALKYGYVLPDISRDRLYDMLAARKDVRQLFFGLAPGWIVNMAEKKILKPSDEKLLKYYAS
- the lypla1 gene encoding acyl-protein thioesterase 1, which codes for MCGNNMSAPLPAIVPAARKATAAVIFLHGLGDTGHGWAEAFGGIRIPHVKYICPHAPTMPVTLNMRMSMPSWFDIYNLSPNAEEDESGIKRASDNLKTMIDQEVKNGIPSHRIILGGFSQGGALSLYTALTSQQKLAGVVALSCWLPLRNAFPQAAAGGADTNKDVTVLQCHGEADPLVPFSFGTRTAEKLRSLLGPEKVIFKAYPGLPHSACPEEMVDIKRFIEKQLPAVSNE